A stretch of DNA from Tsuneonella amylolytica:
CAGTGCCATGCCGCAGATGGGGCAGGTGCCGGGACCATTCTGGCGAATCTGGAGATGCATTGGGCACGTCCAGATCGTGCCGGCGGGCACATCTGACAGACCCGCTGTTCTTGCTTCCGAAGTCGGGGCCGAGAGATAGCGCTGCGGATCGGCCTGGAACTTGCCAAGACAGCTGGCGCTGCAGAACCAGTAGGGCGCTCCGTCGAGCTCGAACCGGTGAGAGCTGGTGCGGCTATCCACCTTCATGCCGCAGACCGGGTCGGTCGTTATCCCGCCATCGTGCTCGCCCGGAAGAGCCGCGGGCGAGCCATGCTTGCAGTCGTGGTGCTTATGGGTCTCGTGCATGTCCGGCTCCTTCGAAGCGAATCGGTATGCGGCACCTTATGATGTTTGACATCGTGTCAGGGTCAAGAGGATCCGCCAGTGGTCGTTGAACCACGATGGAAATGCTGCTGGTGCCGCGTTCCTATGGACCGTCATCGTATGTCCGCAGTTTGGCCTAGGCGAGCGCTTCTTGTCGTTCGTACCAGCCGCGCGACCGCTTCACGATGGCCACGACCGAAAGCATCACCGGCACTTCCACCAGCACTCCGACGACCGTGGCCAGTGCTGCTCCGGAATTGATGCCGAACAGCGAAATGGCGGCGGCGACGGCGAGTTCGAAGAAGTTCGAAGCGCCGATCAGCGCCGCTGGCGCGGCAACGCACCAGGCCACACCGAACTTGCGGCTAAGCCAGTATGCCAGGCCGGCGTTGAAATAGACCTGGATCAGGATGGGCACAGCGAGGAGCACAATGACCAGCGGTTGCGCCAGGATCTGCTCACCCTGGAAGCCGAACAACAATACAAGCGTCGTCAGCAGTGAGACGAGCGAGATCGGCCCAAGCACGCCAAGCAATCTGTCGAGCGCAGGCTGTCCGCCCGTTGCCAGCACGCGCCCTCGCATCAGCTGCGCGATCACGACCGGGATCACTATATAAAGCACGACTGAGAGCATTAATGTGTCCCAGGGCACGGTGATCGACGCTACGCCTAGCAGCAACCCGACGATGGGTGCGAAGGCGAACACCATGATGAGATCGTTCAGCGCAACCTGGCTAAGCGTGTAATTGGGCTCCCCTTCGCAGAGGTTCGACCAGACGAAGACCATCGCCGTGCACGGCGCGGCGGCCAGGATGATGAGGCCGGCG
This window harbors:
- the arsB gene encoding ACR3 family arsenite efflux transporter, with protein sequence MSKFERYLSVSVLLCIVVGIALGAAVPGAFAAIAAAEIARVNLPVAVLIWLMIIPMLLKIDFGALGSVRQHWKGVGVTLFINWAVKPFSMAALGTFFIGWLFAPLLPAGEISSYIAGLIILAAAPCTAMVFVWSNLCEGEPNYTLSQVALNDLIMVFAFAPIVGLLLGVASITVPWDTLMLSVVLYIVIPVVIAQLMRGRVLATGGQPALDRLLGVLGPISLVSLLTTLVLLFGFQGEQILAQPLVIVLLAVPILIQVYFNAGLAYWLSRKFGVAWCVAAPAALIGASNFFELAVAAAISLFGINSGAALATVVGVLVEVPVMLSVVAIVKRSRGWYERQEALA